The segment CTTTAGTTGACAGTAATATTTCTGAACCGCTGGTTACCGTATCTGATGACTCACAAATCTATGCTTATTTTTCAATGGCCGAAAGTCAAATGCTCGATCTCATCCAACAATATGGATCTTTGGAAGAAGCCAAAGAAAAGATGCCAGCTGTTAGTCTGACATTAAGTAATGGTCAAATTTACAACTACGAAGGACGCATTGATGCCATCAGTGGTACAGTAGATGAAGGAACAGGCGTAGTGAGCCTACGTGCCACTTTCCCTAACGCAGGCCATTTACTGCGGAATGGAGGTAGCGGAACCATATCAGTCCCTATAGTGCATAAAAATTGTATAGTTATTCCTCAAGCAGCTACCTATGAACTACAGAATCGAGTTTTTACATGGAAAGTTGTTGATGGAAAAACACAATCAACCCCCATTACTGTCTATAAGTATAATGACGGAAAAACCTATATCGTCCTTTCCGGTTTATCTGAAGGCGATATGATCATTGCCGAAGGAGCGGGTCTAATGCGCGAAGGCACAGCCGTTAATACTGAATTATCATCCGAACCCATAAAATAAGCACGCCTTATGAAGATCAGAACATTTATTGACCGCCCTATCTTGGCGAGTGTCATTTCAGTGCTTATCCTGCTATTAGGAATAATCGGTCTTACCCAATTGCCAATCGAACAATTTCCAGAAATCGCTCCTCCAACAGTCAGTGTATCGGCTACCTATACAGGGGCGAATGCAGAAACCGTACAAAAGAGTGTGATCGTACCTTTGGAAGAAGCTATTAATGGCGTAGAAAATATGATGTATATGACCTCTACTGCTTCTAATAGTGGTTCTGCGCGTATTACCATTTATTTCCGGCAGGGAACAGATCCTGATATGGCAACTGTCAACGTACAAAACCGTATCGCTACAGCACAAGGTTTGTTACCAGCCGAAGTTACCAAAAGTGGTATCAACGTACGAAAGCGGCAAACCAGTAATATAAAACAATTGGCTGCTTATAGCCCAGATGATTCTTTTGATCGATTATTTCTAACCAACTACATGAAAATCAATATCGAGCCTCGACTATCTCGTATTGCCGGAGTAGGTGATGTCAGTGTTTTTGGTGATGACTATGCGATGCGGATTTGGCTCGATCCAAACAAGATGAAAAAATACGGATTGATGCCTAGTGATATATCAACCGTACTTGATGAACAAAATTTGGAAGCACCAACCGGTACGTTAGGAGCTGAATCTGACAATACATTCCAATACGTATTGAAATACCGTGGACGCTATGAACAAGAAGTGGATTATGAGAACCTCGTCATCAAATCGCTTCCCAACGGAGAAATTCTTCGTTTAAAAGATGTAGCAACCATTGAATTAGGTGCCAGAGGATATAATTATATAGGCGAAGTTAACGGCCATCCAGGTTGTAACATTATGATCGCTCAGACATCCGGTTCGAATGCCAATGAAATCATTGAAGAAATAGACCGCACTATTGCCGAAATCTCAAAGACTTTACCTAAAGGAATTAAGATTGTGGACTTAATGAGTACGAAAGACTTTCTTGATGCTTCCATCAAAAGCGTTATCAAGACATTGATCGAAGCCATTATCTTAGTTGTCCTTGTAGTTTATATTTTCCTGCAAAATATGCGTTCTACCTTTATTCCCGCCTTGTCTATCATTGTATCTTTGATAGGAACTTTTGCTTTCCTTTCCATAGTCGGGTTTAGTCTGAACATGTTGACTCTATTCGCTTTAGTACTGGTTATAGGAACCGTAGTAGACGACGCTATTGTGGTGGTTGAAGCTGTCCAGGCCAAGTTTGACGAAGGATATAAATCCTCCTATCTGGCAACTATCGATGCTATGGACGGTATTACTTCGGCTTTGGTAACAACCACATTCGTATTCATGGCTGTATTCATCCCGGTAAGTTTTATCGGAGGAACCACAGGAACATTCTATACTCAGTTCGGACTGACAATGGCAGCTGCCGTAGCCATTTCCTTGCTGAATGCGTTGACATTAAGTCCTGCCCTTTGTGCCCTCATCATGACACCTCACCAAACCGAAGGTGGAAACAAAATGAGTTTTTCTTCCCGTTTCCATGTTGCTTTTGATACAGCATTCCATCGTCTGGTCATGAAATACAAAGTAGCCGTACTATTTATGTTAAAACGCAAATGGCTGGCCGCATCTTTATTAGTCGTGGCTTGTGCTGGACT is part of the Parabacteroides sp. AD58 genome and harbors:
- a CDS encoding efflux RND transporter periplasmic adaptor subunit; translation: MKTSMFLMLCSMSLLCACGEKKQTMPGEKYKTLTVETSNQTLQSMYPASLRGQQSVEIRPQVSGTITNILINEGDLVRKGQVLFIIDQVPYKAALETALANVKSAEAKLQTARLTSNSKEELFKENIVSDFDRQTARNQLLEAEAALAQAKAEETNARNNLSYTEVKSPVDGVASMIPYRIGALVDSNISEPLVTVSDDSQIYAYFSMAESQMLDLIQQYGSLEEAKEKMPAVSLTLSNGQIYNYEGRIDAISGTVDEGTGVVSLRATFPNAGHLLRNGGSGTISVPIVHKNCIVIPQAATYELQNRVFTWKVVDGKTQSTPITVYKYNDGKTYIVLSGLSEGDMIIAEGAGLMREGTAVNTELSSEPIK
- a CDS encoding efflux RND transporter permease subunit; translated protein: MKIRTFIDRPILASVISVLILLLGIIGLTQLPIEQFPEIAPPTVSVSATYTGANAETVQKSVIVPLEEAINGVENMMYMTSTASNSGSARITIYFRQGTDPDMATVNVQNRIATAQGLLPAEVTKSGINVRKRQTSNIKQLAAYSPDDSFDRLFLTNYMKINIEPRLSRIAGVGDVSVFGDDYAMRIWLDPNKMKKYGLMPSDISTVLDEQNLEAPTGTLGAESDNTFQYVLKYRGRYEQEVDYENLVIKSLPNGEILRLKDVATIELGARGYNYIGEVNGHPGCNIMIAQTSGSNANEIIEEIDRTIAEISKTLPKGIKIVDLMSTKDFLDASIKSVIKTLIEAIILVVLVVYIFLQNMRSTFIPALSIIVSLIGTFAFLSIVGFSLNMLTLFALVLVIGTVVDDAIVVVEAVQAKFDEGYKSSYLATIDAMDGITSALVTTTFVFMAVFIPVSFIGGTTGTFYTQFGLTMAAAVAISLLNALTLSPALCALIMTPHQTEGGNKMSFSSRFHVAFDTAFHRLVMKYKVAVLFMLKRKWLAASLLVVACAGLVILMTTTKTGLVPKEDMGTVFVDVRTSPGNSLQETKVIMDEVDSCIRSIPQIKYYSNVTGNSQLSGQGACNGMFTIRLKDWDERTQKEDAIDEIIDEIHQRTATISSADIMAFTRPMIPGYGVSSGFEIYVQDQKGGTTADLLK